The Cicer arietinum cultivar CDC Frontier isolate Library 1 chromosome 1, Cicar.CDCFrontier_v2.0, whole genome shotgun sequence genome contains the following window.
CTGAAAAATACATtccatattatatattaaaaactacAAAACTCAAACAGCATGTGATAAAATAAGATTGTGTTGACTTTCCATTAGAAAAATGCAATGCCATGCAATGGAAAAATGGTAACTGTAAACCATAAATAATAAAGATCATTTGACTAGAGCATCGTAATTGTATCCTATAGAATCTGGAACAGCTTCACATAAACTAAATGGTAAAGGTAACACCAAATAACAGTTTAAGAACCAGAAAACAGTATTACAATTGGTATAGGCTCTTCTGAGAGCTATGGCCAATACCTTTTAGATTAATTATATTGTGATCTACCAAACTACTttctattcaaaattttcaaattcattgCATTAAACCAAAAACGAAACCTATATTAAGAGGAGAGGAAAAGTGTTGTGTAAAACTAATCATGTGAACTGccaaaatacattttatttgttCACATTTGgatcactattttttttttatatagtcaATCATATATTGTGATCCAAGTAGCATTTTCAGTCTAGCAGATCGCATCAATTTGTGTTCCTTTGATTGGTCAAATATTGGTGaagtaccaaaaaaaaaaaatattacagtAGCTAAAGGCACAATAATGAGGCTGCAATCAGTGGAAGAACAGGAAAAATGGAAAATATATATGAACAAATACATATAAGAGAGAATTAGAGTGGCACAATTGAGGAGTAGATACATGCCAATGGTGGTTTTGTTCAGTAAGGAgggaaaatattaattatgttgtaGACTCGTTTAGTTATCCTTAAACTCGCAATTCTATGTTAGTCTATACAGGTCTATGCAAGCACACAAACAACTTTGAAAGCGGCTAATTTATTTCAATACGTAGTGTCATAAACTTGACTGATTCAGAGATTACTGAAGAATTTGAACACCATTATGTTTAGGCGGTAATTGTCAAATATGTTAACGCTACATTTCCAATACCTAAATGAAAAAATTTCTTACCGATAAGGAGTCAGGGACTTCCATATAGTACAGTATAGATAAAACTGTCTATTTCAACAAGTATGACAACAAGGTTCCATCAAATATAAACATGTACCTGAAATCTAGGTACACGAGGGCTGGATCCCACATTTGAAGGCTGGAAAGATACCCCATAATGCTCCTGTAAAACATGGTAAGCAAAAACTAAGTCATGATCAAGCAAAACATCTTCTAAACATCAGCAGGGTAGAAAATGAAACTAAACAAATAGCTTGCTCCACAAGTACATCACAATAATAATATCTGAATCAATTACTACTACAGTTTCAGATATAATCTATTAGGAATTATCAAGAGTAGAATCAAAACATCAAACAGACATTTAttaagtatttaaatatatgaatatgatgCACAAATTGTACCTGAATTATGTTGAAAACCTATCCTATTTAGTTGCAAATGCAACTACCAATCCCCTATATACACACACCAGTATCTTAGCTGGGAGCATTGTACTGTACTTTGCAATCGACATCCCAATAAATGTAATTATTGTCCACGGTTAGAAAGTATCatctatttagttaaaatataatctaTTTAAGGAGAGTCATCTATATTctactattttatttgtatagCAAGTTTTGGTATTTATGAACCttcctattttaatttgtaaatacCTTTCATCAAAATGTGTAGGTATATCACTATAAAACATAATGTTTGATATAGCtttcataaactattatatgGATATGTCAGATTCTATATACCTACATATAACATTTATTCAAGAGTATTTTACTTCGTCTTCCGAAATttaaaattactattatttttcaaaaataaagttaCTAATAAGAATTGGTTAATGGCCAGTTAAGGTCCATACGGTGTTAACTTAGTAGTAGGAGTTTGACCTTCTAGACTTAAGGAATGAATTTCGAATCTCCTTGGAGATAGTTGAAAAATGGTCATCAGTTTCACtttaattaatagtaataactTTCCCTtcccaattttttaaaaaagataaagaaaattgGTCTTTGTAATCTTTAAAAGAGTACATTTTTATTCTGAGTTTCGTAAAAAGTGAAATgctgaatatattaaaatttgagcATACAAGCTGAAAAAATACATCTGGTTTAGTGTTGGAGCGTGGCAGCCAATTCTTTCTCAGTAGGCTACTGGCTTGAGTACTAGGTGCTGCCATTTTGTGAAACAGGTGAATAAATGGTGAACTTAACAGACTTGACCAATTTGTGATGACTTTCATGACATCCTGGTTTCACAGACCAGCTCGGTTGGAAGATTGTTTCGCAACTAAGCCGGTCCACTCAGCTAATCCATTATCATAGCATGGTAAAAAAAGTTATactaaaaattacttaaatacaAAATCAGGATATCCTTCAGGGGAAGACAAATAAGTAGGGCTTTATTAAGTGTAAATAGAGCCATTAAAAAGGCCACGACCTGTCATCCGGGTGATAAGTAAATTAATTATGGTCCCATGATTCAAACTAGCAAAGAAAGTGCTAATACATAGTAGACAAAATAGCAATACTAGCAGCACACTCTTTTTAACACTCTGTTAGAGGGAGAAATTTATGTGGGTCTCATTTTAGTGGGAGAAACTGATGTGGGTCTCATTCTCTATATAGTAGGACCTATTTCTAAAGTGATGAGACTCACGTGAATTTCATCGAATAAGAGTGTGTTGGACAAAATGATACGAGCGTGTTGCTAGCCTCTTAAGAAAAATGCAGGGCTGAAGAACTATACttcaattcattttaaattcccacaaaacaaaaatgttttCTTGGTAATTACTCTTTTAATCATCTTCTAATTTGCTTAGTTCTGTGTTCACCTTTTCTCTTAAAGATAGGTATTGACATACTTTGTCTGTATTCATTGACGTTCTTTTCAACCTCAAAATCTCATTGAATAACTCTGTGAGGCATGTACTTTTCTCAGACTTAGGAGTAGTACCGGTCCTCCTCACTAGTGTTAAATCTATTGTGGTTAAAGAAATATCCTGCCTTTCATTAAATAGtttattaatataactattCCATCTTCTCTAATATCTTATTCTATGGCCAATATTTTTCCCTTGTCATCCTTTATGCATCTCACATGGTCCAAGTCTGTTGGTTTTGTTCACTACAATTAGTAAATCTATATATATGTTTCCCGTCTTTAGTGCTTAAAGACTAGTATAAACTGTTAAATACTCTTGTTTCAGCTTCGCTAACTGCCTTCTTAATGTCTTGCTTAGAAACCTTGTATTGGTTTCAGTTTGCCTCATAGTTACACAaggaatattttttataacactCCCTTTTAACCTAAGTCATCTGTTCTTACACAATCATCCCACTACCAAGAATCTTCATTCTTAAGCCAAATCCCCCCGATTCTTCTAGTGTCtctttatttatctttctaACCCTTTAGCCATATGGTTCCACATGTTTTTAGCATTTCTTCGATTCTCCAAAAGCCCTTCCtctaaaacttttctctcacaTATCCCATTTATTTGAGTTCTCTGAATTATGCTTTCTTCAGATTACTAGACACACAAATACCCTCAATTATGCCCACTAAGAATAAACCAAAAGGAGAAACTAATTATCAGatattatttaaaagtaatCATCGAGCCAACTAGTAGACTAATGAGCATGATAGAATCAAGCTTGCTTTCAAGAAGGCAAAAGTGAAGATTATATGGTAGGGGAAAAAGGCATAAACTAACACCAGAAAACAGAGGGAACTGCATACCTTGATCTTTTCAAGATAAACATCAAGCTCACAGGCAATGCCATCTCTAGTCAAGCTACTTTCAGAAGAAAAAAGTTGCTCTTCCTCTGAAGCCTCGCCAACCAAAGCTTGCTGCACAAACATCAATTGAAATCAAATAGCACTTAAAAGCAAGtcgaattaataaaaaatggaaagaaGTACCAATTCACTTCACTAGAATCTAACTgtcagaatattagaaaatatcttataagatcttttatattatattagagtattttgagttatttcttaggatcaatttataatcatagagatatcttagaatatctctcattattattatgatttattcctgatttaggattgagtttatgtttctctataaatagagattagtattgagtctcttgtaatcaagttagcataaagctattatcaataatattcaaacccttattattttctattctttttttctctaaaatcccacaacttcaacatggtatcagagcctatttcgatcctccttgaacgatcccgcctctattccgctgccgagttcccaacaattagggaatataatcatagtttctcttttccaacatTCCGACATGTTTCACTCGTTTTCCGTTCAATTCCCTACGGCCGCCGCTGCCACTATTACCGGAAAATTTTCCTGCGAACAGTGTCATCATCTCCAGATCAAGTCATGCCCGAAAGCGCGTCGACAAAAGCCGTTACACGCGCTCTCACCCGCTGCTAATCTCTCATGCGAGTAGATCTGTCGCCGCCGTCTGCTACTGCCTGCCGTCGCTGCTGGAAAAGTTTTCCGACACAACCACTTCCATTGTGTGCGGAATCTCCAATCTACACAACCCAAATATTTTTTAGGTCAAAAGTTGCTCCACGCACGCTCATGTGCCTCCAAGATCCGTTGTGTTCATCCCACGCACCACCACCAACAGCCTTGAGCTCAGGCGCATCTGTCCACCTTCCagaataatgtttcagtcatcTAGATTGAGTTTTCCTTCCTGatttcatatttgttttaagttttttctttCGAGCCCCATGCATACAGCTTGGCAGTTTGTCCCAGATACATTGGCCCCATCTATGTCCCAGATGTACcggccttgcctttctctccctGAAGCATGCCTCTCTCTCCTTGAAGtaaattcaagtttaaatattgagtctctgatattattggtttgaaacttccaaatgcagttttttagaaggacggaccttgctttgttcaagtgtttgccatgaatttctctcatgtTGATGATCATTCcggctatctggctaggctgtATTTATAGCAAATCTCTCTGACTTCACCAGCATCCATGAGTTgcctttccatctttttttattattttgcgaAGCAAAACATTGTTTCCTTGTAACAAGCtaagcttagtaagctttaacttgagggggagtgtcagaatattagaaaatatcttataagatcttttatattatattagagtatcttgagttatttcttatgatcaatttataatcatagagatatcttagaatatcttcattattattatgatttattcctgatttatgattgagtttatgtttctctataaatagagattagtattgagtctattgtaatcaagttagcatgaaactattatcaataatattcaaacccttattattttctcttctctttttctctaaaatcccacaacttcaacactAACTATGAGCTATTGCCCCCTCCTCCTACTGAAATGATCCCTATTTCAATAGCAAGaggaaaaaattaataaaccaTCCAGAAATAACCTCCCTGAACAAACCTCTTAAGTCTCCACTAATCTTATCATTGTTCTTCCAGCAAGCAAAAACTACAGAATACCATCCTTTTGTAACCGTTATATAGACCAAGTTATCACACATCCAAACTTTATTTCTTTATAACAAAATCTCTTGGCAAAAACTTAATTTAGACAAATTCTAAATACAAGGGAAGAGATTTCTATACACATATCATATCATGTTTTTGTTCTGCACTTCCGATCAACACAGCCTTGAATGAAGCCTTATCCACCACCCTCGACATCATTTGTAGAACATCACATTCAAGAATTATAGGGATATTAATCAGTGCCATCAAACCTTGAATGAAGCCTTATCCACCACCCACAACATCATTTGTAGAATATCACACTCAAGAATTATAGGGATAATAATCAGTGCCATCAAGACTATTAACAAAAATTCTTGacatctatttttctttttgttttatttatagatTACAGTAATAATGGCACTTGGAGGTATCGGTATCTTCAACAGTATTCACAAAGGAACGAAACTAAAGAATATGCTAATTGTGATAAATCTAGGAAAAAGAAATAACTACATGACTTCCTGAGCTCTAATATTCAGTTTTCCTGGATTTAGCATAAAATGccacatttaacaaaaatagcaaactttaaaatatagaaCACGGGATAGGATCCTAGCAGCAACTATATAAACTTACATGATTAACTATATTGACAAAGGACAGCCAAAGTCAACATTAAAATGGTCAAATGACAAATTCAGCTTACCAATAAGAGCTTTTTGTGCTGTTTGCGTTGTGGAAGAATTCCAAGCCCATCTAGCATTGACTCATCAAGTTCTACAAAACGAGATATGTTGAGAAAACAGAAATAAATGAAAAGATAAAACAAATGGACATTCATTGGTACAACCTTTAGTTTGCAATAGAGTGGCAAGCACACTCAAGGAACCCAAAACTTGTACGTCATCCCCTTCAGTTACATATTCAAGCAAAACTTCCCTACATCAATCAGAGATACCATGACAAACACAGAAACAAAGTACATCTCCTAGAAACAAAGTACATCTCCTAGAAACAAAGTTTAAAATCACAACTTGAAGAAGTATCAATGTATAATCATGTGTATCCTACAAAGCATATATCCTGGAAATAAAGTTTTATATCGAAACTCAAAAAAGTGCCCAACATTAGGTGATTTATTCAGCACCCCAAGGCTCtgtttggatattttaaaacaagtgGAATGGAATGCAGCGGATCGGAGAGGAATGGCACATATTTTCCATTCCTTTGTTAGGGTATTATATGACAGAACGAAACACAGTTCTCATTCCATTGTTTGTGCACGttttaaaagataaagaacctatatatgaaaaggaaaaaaaaaggtgTATAAATGACATACGTGTTATAGATAAATAAGATAAAGGACCTCTAGTGTAATTTTGCCtaaaacatattatattttattaaaatgatagaAATTTGATAGCTTATATACACTTTATTCTCTTTTCAGTTATTAACAGAGAATTACAGTATTCACTCCAATCCAAATTGAACCACTTTctagtcaatattttttttattatttaacttgtagttaacatataaatttttcaatcaataaaattaatatggAAAACAGttcttcaataaaaaaaaaacattatttcaaatcAAACCGTAACCAGTAGCACAAACTGCTTTACAGAATTGCAAGTTCTGCCAAGGCAAATGTACTAACGCAAAGAAGAgaaaaacacaaacaaagaaTAGAAGTACACGTGAATGCCACAGTAGTAGGATTCGGCTGTTGTTGCTGTGTGTGAAGAACCTTGACAACATAACCAAAAGATGGggacaaaaatgatttttaataatttaagaaataaaataacagATGATTCCATCCTATATTCCATACAAATTGGAGGGGGGGAAAATTGAGGGTAATAGAATGAGATGGAATGCATTCCATCTGATTCTATTTCATTCCATCCCTTTTTTAAAATCCAAACAATGGAACATGAGTGAATTCCATTTCATTCCGCTCCATTCCATCGCACTCAATTAATCCAAGCAATATCCTTAGTTTTTAAAAGGGTAAAGGTACCCTTAGGCTTTGGTTGGATGTATGAAGAAGATGAGAAGAGAGAAAGTGGTGAAAAAAGTATGAAATGTGAGAAAGAGATGAGAAATAGAGTAGATTTGACAATTGACGGACGCATGATACGGCATAAGGTAAATATGAAAGAAATAGAAGTGAAAGAATTATGTTCCCTCTTTCGCTCCCTATATTTGGTTGGGTAAAAGTGAagagaaatatatttattttttaaaagacacAAATATCcctcaattaaaaaaataatatacaatttatattatgaattttattaactaaaataattttatttaatgtagCCATGTGTCTCATATAACATACAAAACCTTAACAACTAGTGGCCAATATGTAGCCATGTGTTTCGCTTACTAAGCAAGTCGGATGACTAGCCACTACTTACTAAGGAGTATTGATACCGATACCATCCAAAAATGTAAGGGTGGAGGAGAAACCTTAAATTAAAGCCCAATGCAAAACACGCAAGTCATAAGTGAAAATTTAGTTTTATTGAACCATTTTCATATCCAAAAAACCAAAAAACCGTCAAAGCTATGTATGcaaaattctaataaataactattaaattactttttctaTGGAAATTACATATTTTCACTAGAATAATTAAGTAGAAAGTATGACCGGTGATATTTGAGTTGGCATGACATATATACTGATGAGTCTTAGTTTCAAAGACGCTAAAATACGAAGACCACTGTTCCCAATCTAACATAAGATTATCAACAGAAAATCAAATTTAAGTCAGTAGGTGAAAAGATTGGCTTTACCTCAAAGCCGCATTCGAACTGCTACCGTTATTTAGCATGGTGACACTTTGTTGATGAGAACCTGAAGAACTAGATGAGCATGGCACATTGACCTTCAAGCCTTCCGTATTATTCTGAGCAAGATTATCATTACATGTCCCTTCGCTTTCAGATGTAAAACCATGATCAGGTATATAGCCATTGACTTGACTCCCAGAACATTTTGTAAAGGACTTTAAGGGGTAATAAAGAGCAGCAACTATTGTATTTGCCAAATCTTTGATCTTGACTATCTTCAAGATGCAACAAAGTAAGTAGAGAGAAGTGACAACACCACTTTGCATATCCTGGTTAACATGCTAATAAACATTAATATGAATGTGCTGAATAACATAAATCAAAATCTGTACATGAAAAGTCTTTTGAAGATCCTTCAACAAATGCAAAAGCAGATCAAAGTAAACAGAGAAAGCCATAAAGTGAACTTCCATACATTAACAGCCACCATCCTCAGGGAAGGAAGAAGTACTGGAAAAATCAGAAGCATCAGAATGCTGTCTGTTATTAACCTTTCAACATCAGGAATTCCAGCAGAGATCACATCACTGAAGTAATACAGGttatcctcaatttcatctacaGCAGCAGTAACAGTAGAGTTTGAATCTGGGCCTGGATTTCTGTCTCAGTAACCATAATTTCTCTTTAAGGAAACAACGAAATCTGAATATAAtatgcaaataaaaataaaaaaaaataaaaaataaaataaaatatatatatgtcttACTTTAGCGTCTCAGAGATCAGTCTGTTTAAACCCATACACTGCTTCCTAAAAAAGGAAACCAGATTTGAGAAGTAATCTGTGTGAGGTGCGCTAGTTATATATCTATTAACAGAGTCATCTCCAACTGAAATTTTGTACAGACAAatattagagagaaaaaaaaaagtttatcttTAGATAACTTAGTtaagaaagaaattgaaaaagtaTAGAGAATGACCTCCAATAAACAGCAAAAATCTCACCGTGATAAACATTAAGGGTCACAGCACGTACAGCAGCACGAACCATATTCTCCTCATGAAAGGCAAAGCGTATCGCCTCAACATACAGTGGAAATGAAACTACTTCGTCCTAAATCCAAAAACAAGTACAGTAAAAACATTTGGGCATCTCAAAAACAAAGGCAGGGTTATCTGACATCTCTACACTAGAAAGACTAAGATGctcaattattaaattatccGTAAAATCATGAATCTCACAAGATTGGACTGCCTGGCTTACAAGACTAGCAAGTTTAAATAGGCAGCCTCGACTGCACAAACTATCAGAGTTTAGTGGAATTTagaatgttaattttttaatgataaaaactGTTAATTTTTTCctcctttcttttattttttttctgatCTGATAAAATTTCACAATAAAATCTTCTCGAAGTACAACAAAAACCATATTAACCACCTTCTATAGACACAGGAATACAGATAAAAAGAAACCCAAAACTACCTCgcctttaaaaaatttaatccaTAACCATGAGTTGAACTATAAGTTTATAAGCTAGTCCAAGTGTTAGGAAGAACATCTTACAAATTTCCCTTAAgctaataatattaatcattatcGGAACAAAAAGACTTGAAAAGCAGAAAACTTACATTGCGCGTCTTCACAAGAAGTGAAATAGTATTCTTGTTCAATTTCCCGCTTATTGCTCTTTAACAATGACCAGAAGACATTAAAGGACTAGTTAGCAAAATTATACAAAGGGAAACAAAAAATAGAGGTTGTGCAGTGTAATCATGAACTGCTGTACACTAGTAGGTTACATTAAGACGAACCTTAAAAAAGATATGTAGTATGACAATAGCTCTTCATTGCGGAAATCAAATGCATATGTAATTAGGTAGTTCATATGTTCATTACTAAACATATAATCTgcaaaagaaacaacaaaagaagaaaatcaaGCCCATCAACATTGCTACATGTAGTTGAGGAAATAATATAACTGCAGAAATAGGAAACTTCATTTGACAATCAACTTACATATAGCATGTTCACTTTGAAGGTTCTGGATCATAATGCTCACTGTTTGTAGCAACTGAAGAGGAATGCTTATAGTCCTGCTAAGTTTTAGAATACGTACAAAATCACCCACTACTTGCTTTTCCATGAAAAATCTGCCACAAGCTAGGATATATAAATCTCCAACACTAAAACTACTATACCAAGGAACATGAGCACAAGAGAAAACTCACTCAAAAAAGCTTGGGTCATGTTGGTCGCCATATGTTACCAACTCCGCAATTGATCTTAGTGCCTCGATAACAAAATCCTTCCACACATAATATAATAGAAGAATTGAGGAAACCGTGAAAAGCAAGTCAAAGAAAATTCTAATCATAAGATAGATTTTTCTTTATTACCTTATTAACCTCATTAACTATTTGAACTTTTGTCAACTGATCAGCTAAGTACCTAAGGCATCACAAGGAAGCAGGGAAACACAATgaataataaacaaaacataTCATCAGTAAAGGTTACCCAATAGTTCACTATATAATAATTAAGCACATACATCTAccatatgaatttaatttaccAAATTATTcactatatattataattatgcaCAAATATCTAGCATTCGAAAATGTAAATCAATTTGTAAGTGTTCAATGAACCCAAAAGTCTTCTCTACCTTTGACTGGGGCACCATTCCCTCACCTAAATTGTATacagcaaaaataaaaatatctaccaTATGAATTTGGTTTACCCAATTATTCACTATATAATCATTAAGCACATATATCTACCAAATGAATTTAGTTTACTCAATTATTCACTATATTATCGTTAAGCACATATATCTAACCATATTCAACATTCACtgtattatataaattttgtttatcaccattgcaaaacaaaatttacaGGCAATAGATAAGAGAGAAACGaagattatttaattaattaatgatttaagAATTTAATTAGCATTGAGGAAAACTGAGAAGACTTAAAGCGAATTGTGAATGCAAATTGCAAACCTGAGTTGATCCAAGGAAAAACGATCTTTGGGTCTCCAGAACGCAAACCACATGATTGTGAGAATCAAGAGGCGAAATTGAGCTGAGTAAAATTCATCGTGAATCGAAATTGAAACTGCTCGATCCTCCTTACGAGCAGCtccagagagagagagagagagagagagagagagagtaggGTTTTCGAGAGATCGCGATGAGAGAGAGAATGTCTAATCGAAAGAAATGAGAACACTTGGTTTTTGATTAATGAATTAAGGAAAGAGGTTGAAGTTGATGATAGGAAAATAGAATAGAATTAGAAGGAAAGTTGAAGAGTGACGCAATGCAGGTTGAGTAGTTAATTAACAGCAAACAGATGGGAACGGAAGGAACATGCCACTTGCCTGCATCCCCACGACGGAAAACGGGGGACCTCCTTTTCGTTTCGACCCAATACATCATTTTTGCTATCCACACCACATCATTcctaaagttttttttttttttacttcatcTACCATACCACTCcctcaaaaacaacaaaaaataccATTTCTAacttctatattttatttttaatttttataaaaaaatttgtctacttttaattctttaaagctttttcttttttattttttgtgttaattttCAATCAACATTTGTGTATTTTAcgatttttgaataattttaatattaatatttaaaacaaataataaattaaatatgaatttttgagcGTCATATACTTAAAAACTCATATTTATAAACGTTTGTTAGCgattttaaataaagtaattttaGTATTCTATAATTTATAggttacttttaaaaaaaattgaagaaaattaaaaattatcttGTATTTATCTGTCGTAACAAAAAttgctttttttaaaataattaattataaaaaacattattttttaagttattaaaaataaaatctcaaaaatatcagtttttagatttttttttcaaattttcattcttttaaaaaattgtaacaaacatatgcaaatattaaaaagtgattattttacggaaaaaaaatgaaacaaatgcactcttaATTCatgtttgttaaaaaaattaaagttgttaTACATgctataattaattgtacacATGGTTAACTCATTATTAGccacttgaaaaaaaaaatgtaagacAATAAGGTTAACACAATTTTTATGAAGAattgtttaaattaatattatattagtataaaaaatttgtttttgcaTTAGTGTGCACAAAAACCATTTAAGTTTAAACccttaaaacaaagaaaactgatgatcaattttttaactttactATCAATTTCTACAATATtgcaagtataaaataagaaatttaaaaaatgatgcaAAAAGTATAAACCTTAAACAAAGTTAAAGGATAAAAATAAGGCCAAATGAGTTAA
Protein-coding sequences here:
- the LOC101489992 gene encoding protein TRANSPARENT TESTA 9-like isoform X3, with protein sequence MWFAFWRPKDRFSLDQLRYLADQLTKVQIVNEVNKDFVIEALRSIAELVTYGDQHDPSFFEFFMEKQVVGDFVRILKLSRTISIPLQLLQTVSIMIQNLQSEHAIYYMFSNEHMNYLITYAFDFRNEELLSYYISFLRAISGKLNKNTISLLVKTRNDEVVSFPLYVEAIRFAFHEENMVRAAVRAVTLNVYHVGDDSVNRYITSAPHTDYFSNLVSFFRKQCMGLNRLISETLKNPGPDSNSTVTAAVDEIEDNLYYFSDVISAGIPDVERLITDSILMLLIFPVLLPSLRMVAVNDMQSGVVTSLYLLCCILKIVKIKDLANTIVAALYYPLKSFTKCSGSQVNGYIPDHGFTSESEGTCNDNLAQNNTEGLKVNVPCSSSSSGSHQQSVTMLNNGSSSNAALREVLLEYVTEGDDVQVLGSLSVLATLLQTKELDESMLDGLGILPQRKQHKKLLLQALVGEASEEEQLFSSESSLTRDGIACELDVYLEKIKEHYGVSFQPSNVGSSPRVPRFQVLDALVSLFCRSNISAETLWDGGWLLRQLLPYSKAEFNNHHLELLKISYENSASALEKEVRGFWPDLLITVLCDEWRKCKRAMESSSPPKEPKCILYPPRMFFSEEDIPEGSSFTAGERMHELVKVFVLLHQLQIFTLGRALPEEPLIYHPCDHGTNSRAQTSGLMSVPKPGTEINLVNAVPCRIAFERGKERHFCFLAISVGTSGWLVLGEEFPLKKPYGVVRVAAPLAGCNPRVDDKHSKWLHLRIRPSALPFLDPVKYNPHGKLKTKAFVDGRWILAFRDEESCKTAFSMILEEINYLCEEVHRRIKPSLKLETAIDISSSSAPVSEDSSSHTTPPNSL